The following coding sequences lie in one Apium graveolens cultivar Ventura chromosome 3, ASM990537v1, whole genome shotgun sequence genomic window:
- the LOC141714862 gene encoding uncharacterized protein LOC141714862, which yields MPGLHESIAMHNLDINPNRKPVKQKRRNFAPERQKAIDEEVERLLKAGIIKEIKYPEWLANVVMVKKSNGETNKKEVKWSPECQKAFKEIKSYLSQPPVLTKTQPREPLYLYLSAEPQAVEATLIMEENGRQQPFYYISQFLKDAETRYPRLEMVAYALVTTSRKLRHYFQGREIRVVTNQPIRKIIHKPYVSGRLVNWAIELSQFNLSFIPRTAIKAHALAYFIIECNFPEKEPEPMNMDPETEKYVSTGAWTLKVDGSSTTERSGAGLILKSPKGLTIQTAISFGFPATNYQGEYEALIAGLKLSRTLRVQDLKIYTDSKIVVKQTNGEYIAKDHILAKYQALVQSYLASIPKHQVLQICREENEEADILSKLVQNSSDLDCSVYFEELHKQSIESGDVLEIESNQN from the exons ATGCCCGGACTacatgagtccatagcaatgcacaACTTAGATATCAACCCCAATAGGAAACCAGTCAAACAGAAGAGAAGGAATTTTGCCCCGGAGAGGCAAAAGGCCATAGACGAAGAAGTGGAGAGGCTACTCAAAGCTggaatcatcaaagaaatcaaatatcCGGAGTGGCTAGCTAATGTTGTTATGGTGAAGAAGTCCAAcg gagAAACCAACAAGAAAGAGGTAAAATGGAGTCCGGAGTGCCAAAAGGCATTTAAGGAAATCAAGTCATACCTCTctcagccaccagtcctaactaaaACCCAACCGCgagagcctctctacttatacCTGTCAGCGGAACCACAAGCTGTAGAAGCTACCCTAATCATGGAAGAGAATGGAAGACAGCAACCATTCTACTACATAAGCCAATTTCTTAAAGATGCAGAAACAAGGTACCCCAGACTGGAGATGGTTGCCTATGCCTTAGTCACAACTTCAAGAAAGCTCAGGCACTACTTTCAGGGAAGAGAAATCAGAGTGGTCACAAATCAGCCCATAAGGAAGATAATTCACAAACCATACGTCTCGGGAAGACTTGTCAATTGGGCTATAGAGTTGAGCCAGTTCAATTTAAGCTTCATTCCCAGGACTGCCATTAAAGCTCATGCACTTGCATatttcataatcgaatgcaaTTTCCCAGAAAAAGAGCCAGAACCAATGAACATGGATCCAGAGACAGAAAAATATGTAAGTACGGGAGCCTGGACCTTAAAAGTAGATGGATCTTCAACAACCGAGAGGTCGGGAGCCGGACTCATACTAAAAAGTCCGAAGGGACTCACCATTCAAACAGCTATATCCTTCGGATTCCCGGCAACAAACTATCAGGGGGAATATGAGGCATTGATTGCAGGACTAAAACTATCCAGGACTCTGAGAGTCCAAGACTTAAAAATCTACACTGACTCTAagatagtggtcaagcaaacaaatggAGAATACATAGCAAAAGACCATATTCTGGCAAAGTACCAAGCACTGGTTCAAAGTTACTTAGCCTCAATCCCAAAGCATCAAGTCCTTCAGATATGtcgagaagaaaatgaagaagctgATATTCTATCCAAATTAGTCCAGAACTCATCAGATCTGGACTGCTCAGTTTACTTTGAAGAACTCCACAAACAATCTATTGAATCAGGAGATGTCTTAGAGATCGAAAGCAACCAGAACTAG